One Triticum dicoccoides isolate Atlit2015 ecotype Zavitan chromosome 3B, WEW_v2.0, whole genome shotgun sequence genomic window, ctctagggcatatttccaacattggcgTCGGCGTTTTGGCGGTTTATCGACGAGCTTGTTCTCATCTGGGCTTGAATTATCCTCGTCgttcttcggagtgtccaccatgtacacatcgtaggctgaggtggctgtccaacgccccaTAACGAgtgggacttggcttggttcgtcgtcggcatcatcgtccatgccgtcgatgtcttcggacgcatagtccaacatgtcggttaagtcctcgaaagtggctattaagtgggtggtgggtggggtgcaAAACTCCCCTCTCTCAACCCCCAGTCCGAGCCGGGTATAGTTCGGAGGTAAAGCCTCCgtgatggcgagagactgcatcaaatccttcatctaAGAGCAGAAGCGGGACTGGGAACTGCGGGTCTGCCGCGCTGAATTCGGCGCGGGGTGCCTGATCGGACCCGCTAAGTGCAGACCTCGGTAGTTCGGATTGGTTGCCCAGAGCCAAATCTAAGATTGCATCTGGGTCTTCGGTAGGAAGCTCCGTGAGGGAGAGAAGTCCGGCGGGGCTTATGTTCCCGTCTTCGGACAATGAGACCAACCCCGGACCTAAGGCCGAGGTGGGTGTTGGTGTTGACCCCTGGACGAGATCTGGCAGGGGATCCGAAGAGTCTTCTTGGCAGGGGCATAAGGCGGCGGCAGAGGCCACAAACCCGTCAAAGACTAGATCTCCTCGGATTTCAGCAACataattcaggtttccaaacctgatctggtggccgggggcataactatcgacctgctcgaggcggccgatcgagttggcacgaagcacaaagccaccaaacacaaaaaCCTGTCCAGGAAGAAAGATCTCCCTGGACGCAGCATCATTGTTGACGAAGAGGTGAGCCATTGATCCTTCTGTTGACgatacagcggagctctcaatgaaagcaccaatgtcggtgtcaaaaccgacagatctcgggtaggggggcccaaactgtgcgtctgaggatcaatagtaacaatggagaagggacacagtgtttacccaggttcgggcccttttaatggaggtaaaaccctactcctgcttgattatattcgagggtataggggttacaagagttgatctaccactagatcgattcggctaaccctagatagctagcctagcaatgttattgtgatcctgcctccgatgtaaccctccggtttatatagacaccggaggagcttagggttgtacaaagtcggtttcccAGAAAGGAATAAAATACCCAGACACATATACTTGTCATCCACGCACGTGAGAGTCCCCACCGAacacgagagataatcttctgtcttgtatcttgacggcccatcagcccggcccacatcaatagaccggacgcacgaggaccccctagtccaggactcccacaattgGTACTACATACTTATTACTTATGTTATACTaatctgcactcttctaatgctgcaagacgCTAGTCTTCGATagactaggccttcccctctattctggcatttctacaGTATAGTCCAAAGATATAGCCCAATTCCTTTGATATCGATGCATACTTagcatagatctgatgtaagtcttgcgagtactttggatgagtactcacggttgctttgctaccttttTCCCCTCTACCCGATTGCTGCGATCAGGTGACGTAGCCCAGGAGCCAGCTGATCCCGCCGATTACTACTACTACACCgacggagcctactactacgtggagaccgacgaccaggagtagataggaggctcccaggcaggaggcctgcgccttttcGATCTAGATGTCGTTGTTTTGCTCAGCCTTCTTAacgcaaacttgtttacttatgtctgtcctCAGATGTTGTGCTTCCGCtgacttatgtattcgagccctgacTTGTAATCTAAAGCTTTATGTTTGAATTTGTGTctagaattgtgttgtgatatctttccgcgaATCTCTGTTCTTAATCGTGCGCATTTGCATGTATGAGTAGTATAAGGTCGAGTTGGGGGCGTCACAGAGTCTTAGAGACAACTTTAGCCAAAGAAAACATTAATCATTGATTGTATATCTAGATATCCTCACTTGAGCTTGTGCACTTCTAGATATCCTTGCGAATTTCAGATTCCACAAGGAGATGGATCCCTTCCTTCTAGTTATTGGCCGCAGTGCTGCACATAGGATGAAGCGTGACAGCCCAACCACTTGGACATTGTGTGTTGGTCCTAACAAATGAATCGTTTCAAAGTGTACAAGGAATAATTTAAGTAGCCAAAGAAGCTCCACTTTCACCAACCCATTTGAACCGATCTTTGCCACAACACTACAAGTCATTTTCCCCTTAATAAGACCAAACAAAAGCCGATTGCTTTTGGCGCAGAAAACAAATACTCCTTTAATTCAGAGCACTGATTAAAGATTGGCCAACCAGAAACAAGGAGGGAGCAGAAAGGAGAAAGGTAAATGTATTCAGAAAAGACAGCTCAACTCGAGAGATATTGATGTTTCTTTTCTGACAAGCATCCGCGAATTGGCATGTCGCTCACAGGCAATTTCTCTGCCACCTACAGCTCAATCAAGAAAATGGAGAAAAGCCATGGCAGAGAAGCACATTCAATTCACCATAGTTAAACCGAGGCAAAAAGTATCGGTTTGAACGACAACTAATATGAGACGAAGGAAAGGAAGTACGTATCAAAGGACTCTACAAATTTATTGGGCATAACCGAAACCAGATGAATGCGTAAGCTTAATTACTTTCACCCAAATAGGCACAAATCACACAATAATTAACCATGCCTCCTCCAGTGATACACGTACGGCACGATTGATCACACCACACCACCCGGTGATGATTGATCAAGCATCGTCAAGAAGTGTTTGATCTTCTTCTTGTAATTACATTACGTTACATTACAGATAGATAGCAGTACTAATTGATGAGGCATGCAGGTAGTAAGAAGGAATGAAGCAGGGTTTAATGAAGAGAATCAGCCCCTGCACTGGGTGATGGCGCTGCATCCGCGGGAGTAGGGGTTGGCCTCGGCGCCGGGCTGGCAGTTGTAGTAGGAGGCGCCGCGCTGCGAGCACGGCACGTTGTCCCGCCGCAGCGCGTCGTAGCCGATGTACCCGGACCCGTCCTGCAGCACCCGCCGCTTGCCAGCCATCGCCGccacctcgccctcgccctcgccgtccACGCCGAAGTACTCCATGCACTCGCCAACCGTGCCCCGGCACGTCCGCCCGCCCCGGCGCATCACCACGGCCGCCGCGCCTCCGAGTCCCAGCCCGCCGGCGCCCTTCAAGGCCGAGGCCGGGGACggggccagcgccgccgccgcggcgaGGGCCAGGAGGAACGCGAGGCCGGCCGGCAGCAGCTTCGCCATTTGGCTGCGGGTGGTGGAGCGGAGCTGGCTCGCTGTGGACGGAGGAACCAAGAAAGCCGTGGCGATTTGTGGAGCTGCGGGCGTGTGTGAGGGGTGCGGTGGGGTGGCGGGTTATATTGGCAATGGCGGGACGGCCGCAGTaggtgagaagagaaagaaagaggagggagggagagatggCGCGTCGCGTCGCGTCGCGTCGGTGTGGCACTGTGGCGTAACAGCGATCGTTGGTTGGTCCGGATCGAGATCAAGATTGCCGCCGTATGATCGGCCTGAGCACGTCACCGAATCCATCGTTTTGGAGCATCCCGGTAACTCGGCATGGATTGGATGGTTCGATCGTGGCGGTGCGTGCACATTGGATCACGAGACGAGACGAGCCGATGCATCTTGGGTGTTGGACCAGGTGCCCGGGAGAAATTGAAAAGGAAGAATTGGAGTAATTCTCCCATCTCTATGCTGCTCACATGTCACGACAAGTTGCTACATCTTTGGGAGGTTAACCGCGTGCGACACGGGCGATTTGCTTGCACCTGCTTTTCTGTGCTGCAAACCGTCACTAGCTAGCTTACTTTCTTAGTGTCATTTGGACTGTTCGGCTGTATTTACTCGTGCGCATCAATGGCTAGTAGTACGACGTCGTAGATATGAACAGCGCACCATCGTACAACTTGGGCACATCGATGGGGTGTCAGATGGACAAGCTAGAGAGCGCTTTGGATGCCTAGCTTCAGTGCTACTCCTTTCTTGGACATAGCAACACACTCTATGTACGTACGCGTACCTGCGTGACAGCTTCGTTTAGTCCTCCTAGCTACTAAATGGTCCTATCCCcgcaaaataaaaacaaaaaaactaaatggTCCTATATCTAGCCACTAGACTAGCAGTAGACAGTTAGCTTAAACAGTGTGTGTTCCATGTCAACATCGAGAGGCGGTTAGCTTAACTGATTAACCATGTGGCGAATTCAATGCAGGTCCTTTTTCAACTTTAAGTGCACACCAAGGCTCTCGCTTGGCCCAAGGTTAGAGCACCTCTAGCTGCGAGCGTCTACactcgcaaacaccaaatctcgactctcaggccctgtttggttcataagttctAGGACTTTTTCtactcccaactaaaaagtccctagtccctgaaAAGTCTCTCCTtatttgttttcagggactaaaaagtccctagttcaTCCCTAGAGGTcattaaatgaccatgttacccctactatatagaaaaataacaaccaaataACATGatggggcggcggggcaatgggtgcagggagaGGCATTGTtgaaaagtcccaaaaagtcccaaaaaagattCTCCttaagagtcttcttcatttagttccAAAAAGCAACTTTTAATTcctagtagtccctcctgtttggtttaaaaGTCTCTAAGAGTCCTACACCAAAACAAACACCCCCTCAAAACACCCGGACATGCCTAGACGCGTTTACGGGCAGTGACCGGGCACCTCTAATTATTCCTTCTCTGCATCTGAATACTTCATGTTTGACACCTTAAATTCATAcaaaacatgcaaaataaaatctACGCACTACATAGATCACCTAAGCTAGTCTATACTACTCGTTTTCGTTGGATATGTCCACGATCTCCCTGCCGAGCTCTGGGTAGATGACCGGCTGACGCAGCTTCGACGACTTCTCAtcctgctcttcctcctcctcctcctcctcctcctcctcctcaagataGGCGAATATTTTGTCGATCTCCACGCAACGCTGGCCGAGGATGTGTCGgttcgcctccacctccgcctccgactCGATGGAGGCGAGGATGGCCGCCTCCTCTGCCTGGGCCAGCTTGTACTTCGCCAGCGCCTCGGGCATGCCGAAGCCCGAAGCGGGTGGTACCAGGTCCGCCTTGCCCTCGTCTTCGTGCTCCTACTCCTATTGCGTGTCCTCCATGCCCGCGTCCACTTCCACCTCCACATCCGCGTCCGCCTTCTCCTTCATGGCCGCCTTCTGCTCCACCTACACATCCGCGCCCGCCTCCTTCTCCTCCCGCTTAGGCGAGTCCGAAGGTAGGCCGGCTGCTATCCGGACTTCACGCTTAGCCCGGTTCTCTGATTCCACGTGGGACCCAACTGTCAGTCCGGTAGGTGTTCGATGCTTCAATCTTTCGAAATGTTATGTAATACATGTTCAGTACTTCAACCTTTCAAAATGTTATGTAATTTTTTAAAATCTTTTATGCATTTTAAGATGTTTGTGTAGTTTTTAAAAATTGTTTACTTATTAAAATAATTTTCATATAAGTTCACCCTTTTCTCAAAAAAAGTTCATGTAATTGTAAAAGTGTTCACATGCTTAATTTTTTCGCAATTTAAAGTTATTTATGTTTTTTAAAAAGTCCATGTGATTTAATATGCATTTTAAAAAGAATGTTGACGCATTTTGAGAAATGAATGTATACAATTTTAAAGTGAGTGAGCGTACAATGAATGATGTATGGCTAGGTGTAGACCGTAGCTCGGGAAGGGCGACAATCACGTCCAGTTCAACGAGATTAGTTTTAATGGTGGACATTCATTTGCGATGGCGTGGTTTAGTGGCATGTGTGAGTGGGTTTAGGCAGTGGCCGAGATCATCAAGCTGGGGATTAATCATGTTCGGGCACATCACGATCAAGTGGATATCGCGACCATGAAAAGTGAAGGTCGAAAGGAGGATAAGCGAGAGCACGGATGAGACGTATGTTGAAATAGGTAACATGGATCTGTGAAGGGGTCTTTGGTTCCTGCTTATTGTGCTGGGGTGTTTTTTCTATCCCGTTGCCTGCTAAGAAGATTACAGTTTCCATCACTCTGGTTTTCTCTGTACGTATAAATCAAGGACCTGTATTTCCTACGCACGTACGTATCGTAAATGCAACGCCCTTACACTGCCGTAGATAACAGAGGCAATGTGTCAGGCACGCCATATATGTGGAGGCATCGTCCCCGGCCTTGGGAGTAATTCGGGTGGCCAGATCCATCAATGCGCGGGGCGCGTATGCGCGATGAGTGAATTGAAATAGTCGTGACGAACTGACGAACGGAATCGGAGCTAGTGGTTACACCGGCCGGCTGGCCGGCACGGATCAAACTAGTtcaatgcaatgcatatgcgaatGGTTGGTACACGCACGTACTACGTCGCGATCGACCGATGCACGACGTGCCATCGGTCGGCAGGGCGAACAAGAGGCATGGTCGCCGGAGCGCGTCAGAAATTATTCCTTCGTTCGTTTCGTGTCGTGTGACATACGCGCGCGCGGTAGCTGGGAACATACGCGCTGCAAGTCGTGCTACGCTGTCGTCACCTACGATCAATTGTTCGACGAAAGCTCCTGCTACTGCTAGCACGTAACATCATCTTCTTTCCAGAGCTATTCTGCTAAGTTTGTTCGACCGATCGTCACTGGAGCCGTCCTTCCGTTCACTTTAGTTAGACAATAATAATCGAGCTGCTTAATTTAATCGACTGTTCGAACCTGCGACTGCGAGCTATAGCTGCTATTTATGTGTCGTTGTCGACTAGCTGCTGACCTTATCGAGTAGAGCTGCAGCAGATGCATCGTTTCTGTCCAAATCGTCCTATTTGTTTTTTTCAACATAACAGTATCTGTTCAAATCGTCATCTCCTTTTTCTTCTGAAAATGGCAATGGAAAAAGGAAAACGTTTGGAGCCGGCAGTCCGGCCGAACTTTCCGCCGGCTCCCACGCTACGCTGGCTCACGTGCTCACGAGACAACCGTCCCGCGTGTACATGGTAGGGCCCACGAGGGAAACTACGCGCCACTGGCCACACAATCTTATCCCCACCTCGTGAGCATCTAATCCAGTTCATCCCTGCCACCGTCCTCTCTCTGACTCCCCAAAATACTAGCGCCGGCAACTGCAGTTTGAGGACGCCAGAGCTGATGCGAGCGGGAGCTGCGTCCATGGATGCAAAGCTACATCTTCTTATCCCCCGATGCCCGCCGGAGCGGCGAGCAGCAACCATGGATGGCAGGAGCTGCAACCGCTTCCATGGGAGCTACAACCTGCGTCCATGGGAGCTGCGGCGGAAACGCGAGCTGCAACCATGGATGGCGGGGAGCTGCAATCGGCCTCCGGGGGAGCTGCATATGGTGAATAGTGACATTTTTTCTTTCTTGCTGGTACCGCCGacgatttttgctggaaccggctacAGATTTTGCTACATTCATTCACGGCCGAGCTGCGTCCCGTGACGACGGCGACCTATTTTTGCCGCAACCGTTATAGTTTTTGCTACGTCCGTCGAGGATTTTTGCTACATCCTTTTTTCGCGGTGAACCTGCAGGCCCGACGGTGGCGACCTAATTTTGCTACAACCTTTGTACTATTTGCTACGTCCGTCGAGGATTTTTGCTACATCCTTTTTTCATCGTGGAACTGCAGACTCGATGGCGATTAGCAGCGGGCGGGGGTGGCCGGCGAGCACGGGCGGCGCGAGGGTGACCGGCAAGCACGGGCGGCACGGGGTGGCCGACGAGTCAGGCGCGAGCGCGGGCGGCGCGGGGGTGGCCGGCGAGCATGGGCGCGAGCACGGGTGGCGCGAGAGTTGCCGGCGAGCATGGGCGCGAGCACAGGCGGCGCGGGCTGGCCGGCGAGGGCAGGCTGCGCGGGTTGGCCGGTGAGGGCGGGCTGCACGAGTTGGCCGACGAGCGCGGGCTGCGTGGGGTGGCTGGCGAGCACGGGCGCAAGCACTGGTGAAGAGAACGGAAGATCAAATCCAACGATATATACAGGGGAATCGGGTGGCTGCGCGCTGACCGGTAAAATTTAGGCCAGTGCACCGGCGCCTATCGGTGCCCATGGAAAAAAGGTGTGCATGAAAAGATTGAATGGTCGCCTTCAACCGCCAACATGCGGTAGTTGTGACACGGGAAGCGAGCACACGCTTAGAAAAATCTCTATTTTCCTTTAAAAAATGGAGGATAGCACTCCAATAACGCACACCCAGCTCAAAACGTAAAATAAAGTTACGCACACaattattaattattaattatttAACTATATCTAGCAAAGTGTTGCATCGTTGTCGTACGAATTGATTTactcaaaaataaaaacaaaaaccgaGGCCATCCAACATGGATTTACCCAGTAACATGATCTTCACAATCCTACCACAAACCATATAACATAGAGAAATACTTGTAATCATCCGGCCGATGAACGCGCTGAAAATCAACCACCCGGTGCGCTAGCCACGCGCCCCATCTGGCCTACCAACTACATCTTCCCTTCAATCTTATCCACAGTTCTAAATTTCTTAGTGGCATCCTCATCCTACCCCTTTTCTCTCCATCTGATTTTGACCCCTGCTTTTTTCCCCCTCGTCTCTTTCAATCCAGCCCCACGAGCGCAAACTACTACGGTAGTCCACTGGCTACTGCAAAGCAAGCAACCGCCACTGCTTCACTGTAGGAAAGCACGCCGCCATGTTGCTGCATCTGGAGCGGTGTCTGCTCGCATCAGAGTGGTTCAAATGAATGGGCCACCACCCCAAAACTTTATCGGCGCTGCCCAGCTGCTCCAACCGTCGATAACCACCGCACTGCTGGCTATCGGTGCGCACCGCAAAGACCTCACCGGAACACAGTTGGCAGTGGCGACTCGGTGCTTCTGCAACATGGATATTGTTGCCGGGACAACAGTGGAGTTTTTGCAACATGGGTGATGTTGCAAAAGGGCTCTGTTGCAGCCTCGTAAAACGAAAATCTCGCAAAAAAAGTCTGCAACAAGACCTCTGTTGCGAAAAAAAAAATCTACAACGAGATCGTTGTTGCGATGTTTTTTGCAACAAGCATCCAGTTGCACAACCCTTTCTGCAACACGACTCTTGTTGCAAAGGGAGGTTTCCCACGTGGGTAGATCGGACGGCAATTAGCGTGTCCATCCAATGGTTAGCGAGACAACAGATCTTTTCTCATTATCCGTCAACCAAAGCGTAACATTGCCCTATAGCGTATGAATGAATTAAGCGAAAATAAGCTACACCTAGACAAAGTATGTTTGTGCACTGGTGCAGAgacctgctatacaaacggtttttaaccccttttcgcgacggcgtttggaaccgtcgccaagtgagtgtgggcgataggggggcccttcccacacgacccagaaaccgtcgggaataggccctcctggcacacaggctggggcaaaatgagctcgtgtgcgacctGGCGGGGtatcgaaacccaattgttttcgttcatatgtacatcccacacggtgaatcccagaaaaacatttccgttcgtatgtatatcacacacaaatttttgtgtggaaacgtttgtgcaaggtggcctaacgcaaacagttctctgccgGAAGTCGTGTGTGGTTGTTAGTTGATTGGAcacacctactttctagaaaccgtgcgggttgtttgagttcatcgcccacggtgctgtctgagtaatcgtctgcaatagaaaaccccaataagtagggtaattagcctattattgataatccatgtactaatcaaattgatatttcttataaaacacaccagatatttcatatccgtataacaacaaccaagatttcataatcgaattacatcagatagtttcggcactcagttatgccattacacaacagcaccaagtttcacatgcaacatcgaaaacctttggaaagta contains:
- the LOC119281201 gene encoding one cut domain family member 3-like, which produces MPAGAASSNHGWQELQPLPWELQPASMGAAAETRAATMDGGELQSASGGAAYDSMAISSGRGWPASTGGARVTGKHGRHGVADESGASAGGAGVAGEHGREHGWRESCRRAWARAQAARAGRRGQAARVGR
- the LOC119275735 gene encoding rapid alkalinization factor-like, whose protein sequence is MAKLLPAGLAFLLALAAAAALAPSPASALKGAGGLGLGGAAAVVMRRGGRTCRGTVGECMEYFGVDGEGEGEVAAMAGKRRVLQDGSGYIGYDALRRDNVPCSQRGASYYNCQPGAEANPYSRGCSAITQCRG